In Mytilus edulis chromosome 13, xbMytEdul2.2, whole genome shotgun sequence, a single window of DNA contains:
- the LOC139502315 gene encoding zinc finger MYND domain-containing protein 12-like, with protein sequence MTLNPLANPKGTNLNCELCQKPAFIQCTKCRVTYYCSVEHQKADWVGIHEKICQSLIALRQGAPFLPSQEERQKRERHILMKKTTMIDLTRTTGQKLLFEGRHEQAVPAAMQSLRFAIDVHGLDSIELVPSYLILGEASIGLGRLSQAEEYLAQAQWTVLKTPSCSNAIKSKLYRNLGLLYAAKGEYDDSLRQLADDIYHASENFGTNDIRTSGGYFHMANVFFRQGRMEIADSLYRQVSNIWYNHLQKIVKIRTKTPDTPQGIGPLIIESSDEKEDTLDEAQEAEAIQVLNAIYDMQEHQQSRQPQDLATICHALAMLYFILMDISKAKEFGRKAVVASEGHPDDSLSRTIVEFMKNLESQTQRVI encoded by the exons ATGACGTTGAATCCACTTGCAAACCCGAAAGGGACAAATTTAAATTGTGAACTATGTCAGAAACCAGCATTTATTCAGTGTACAAAGTGTCGAGTAACGTATTATTG TAGTGTGGAACATCAGAAAGCTGATTGGGTAGGAATTCATGAAAAAATATGTCAAAGTTTGATAGCTTTACGACAAGGTGCCCCCTTTTTACCATCACAGGAAGAAAGACAGAAAAGAGAAAgacatattttaatgaaaaag ACAACTATGATTGACCTTACACGCACAACGGGACAGAAGTTACTTTTTGAAGGTCGTCATGAACAGGCGGTACCAGCAGCAATGCAGTCCCTAAGATTTGCTATTGATGTCCATGGTCTAGATAGCATAGAGCTTGTGCCATCTTATCTAATCCTTGGAGAAGCTAGTATAG GATTAGGACGTTTATCACAAGCAGAAGAATATTTGGCCCAAGCTCAGTGGACTGTTTTAAAGACCCCATCGTGTTCAAATGCTATCAAATCTAAACTATACAGAAATCTAGGACTGTTATATGCAGCCAAAGGAGAGTATGATGATTCCTTACGACAGTTAGCAGATGAC ATTTATCATGCCTCAGAAAATTTTGGTACAAATGATATTAGGACATCTGGGGGTTATTTTCACATGGCCAATGTATTTTTCCGACAAGGAAGAATGGAAATTGCTGATTCCTTATATCGACAG gTTTCAAATATATGGtataatcatttacaaaaaattgtgaaaataagaacaaaaacTCCTGATACTCCACAAGGAATTGGTCCATTGATTATAGAATCCAGCGACGAAAAGGAAGATACTctag ATGAGGCACAAGAGGCTGAAGCAATACAAGTTTTAAATGCCATCTATGATATGCAGGAACACCAGCAAAGCAGACAGCCTCAAGATCTGGCCACTATTTGTCATGCTTTAGCCATGCTTTACTTTATACTGATGGATATTTCTAAG gCTAAAGAATTTGGAAGAAAAGCTGTAGTTGCCAGCGAAGGACACCCTGATGACTCCCTGTCTCGTACTATTGTTGAATTTATGAAGAATTTAGAATCACAGACACAGAGAGTCATTTGA